The bacterium genomic interval GATTGGCCATGTCCTCAACTCGAGCCTCGACATGGATGTGGTCCTTGGCCGCGTGGCGACGGAGCTGGAGTCCCTTTTCCCGCTCGACCATGTGGCCCTCCTGATCGTGAATCCGGACGGGAAGACCTATACCTGGACGAACATCACCCGCGGGGGCGAGACGGTGGACCTTCCCGGAAGGGACGTCCCCGTCAAGGGCGGGGCGCTCGGCTGGCTGATGGAGCATCGCGACGAGCCTTATCTGATTTACCACGACCTTCAGGAAGAGCGCCCCTTCGCGGAAGATGAGATCGTCTTCAAGCGCGGGATCCGCAGCGGCATCCGCGTTCCCCTGGTCATCCAGGACAAGGTGTTCGGCGAGCTGGCGGTGGCCAGCACGGAGCCCGGGCAGTTCACCTCCGAAATGGGGGAGTTTCTCGTGCAGGTGGCGCCCCATATCGCGACCGCCGTGGCCAATGCGCGCGCCTACCGGCAGCTGGATGACCTGCGCGAGACGCATTTCAACGAGGCGCTCTGCCTGCGCGAGGAGCTGAAAACGGTCCACAATTTCGAGAACCTCATCGGCAACAGCCGGGCGATCTCCGCGGTGAAGGACATGATCCGCCGCGTGGCCCCGTCGGAGGCGACTGTGCTCATTCTGGGGGAGACCGGAACGGGGAAAGAGCTCGTCGCCCGCGCCATTCACAATCTGAGCCAGAGGAAGGACCGCGTTCTCGTGAAGGTAAACTGCGCCGCGCTGCAGGACACGCTCTTGCTGAGCGAGCTTTTCGGCCATGAGCGGGGCGCTTTTACGGGCGCCATCGAGCGGCGGATCGGCCGCTTCGAGCTGGCCCACAAGGGGACGATCTTCCTGGATGAGATCGGCGAGATATCCATGGAAGCTCAGGTGAAGATACTCCGCGTGATGCAGGAGCGGGAGTTCGAGCGGGTGGGCGGCACCCAGACCCAACGGGTGGACGTGCGCATCATCGCCGCCACCAACCGGGACCTTGAGGCCGAGGTCCAGGAGGGAAAATTCCGGAGCGATCTCTATTTCCGGCTCAACGTGATTC includes:
- a CDS encoding sigma 54-interacting transcriptional regulator; this translates as MPTRNLSTEERYRVILRIGHVLNSSLDMDVVLGRVATELESLFPLDHVALLIVNPDGKTYTWTNITRGGETVDLPGRDVPVKGGALGWLMEHRDEPYLIYHDLQEERPFAEDEIVFKRGIRSGIRVPLVIQDKVFGELAVASTEPGQFTSEMGEFLVQVAPHIATAVANARAYRQLDDLRETHFNEALCLREELKTVHNFENLIGNSRAISAVKDMIRRVAPSEATVLILGETGTGKELVARAIHNLSQRKDRVLVKVNCAALQDTLLLSELFGHERGAFTGAIERRIGRFELAHKGTIFLDEIGEISMEAQVKILRVMQEREFERVGGTQTQRVDVRIIAATNRDLEAEVQEGKFRSDLYFRLNVIPLHVPPLRERKEDIPYLVEYFIRKHAPRMNPRVRGVDRNAMDRLVRYDWPGNIRELENVVERGLVLGTEEILLFDKQRLGDIPEKEGEEELTSLEEYERRYILRVLERTGGIVSGERGAARILSVKPTTLQSRMKKLGIRQNGRSRKAQIAGKA